Proteins from a single region of Nicotiana tomentosiformis unplaced genomic scaffold, ASM39032v3 Un00302, whole genome shotgun sequence:
- the LOC138903992 gene encoding uncharacterized protein, translating into MIVAGFTSQLRGWWDNYLTVDKRAMVINAKALDEGVDNLGMALVANRENVVYTLVLTILEYFNGRFTNQNETVRTLLNGLRCRTLGEFRWYKDTFMSSVMELPKNKYDHWKAKFIDGLPSLFAERVRKTLRGSYSEIPYKDYTYGKLIEICTQEGLNLCNELKLSRQLKMDKLKEKSQLGDFCTQFGLPETSTHKKKKHKYHRYPNLDSPYKKKRSRYRSKEERDAKKAYRKATRFTKVFKGSY; encoded by the coding sequence atgattgttgcaggttttactagccaacttcgtggctggtgggacaattatttaaCTGTCGATAaaagggcaatggttattaatgcTAAAGCCCTTGAtgaaggagttgataacttaggcatggctctaGTAGCAAATAGAGAAAATGTCGTTTACACCCTTGTTCTTACTATTTTAGAAtacttcaatggtagatttaccaatcagAATGAGACAGTCCGTACTCTACTTAATGGTCTTAGATGTAGGACCTTAGGTGAATTCAGATGGTATAAAGATACCTTTATGAGTAGCGTTATGGAACTACCGAAAAATAAATACGaccattggaaagctaagtttatagatggccttccctccttatttgctgaaagagttagaaaAACTCTAAGAGGTAGTTATAGTGAAATCCCGTACAAAGATTATACCTATGGTAAATTAATAGAAATATGCACACAGGAAGGGTTAAACTTGTGCAATGAGTTAAAGTTATCTAGacagcttaagatggataagcttaaggagAAATCCCAGTTAGGAGATTTTTGtacccagttcggtttacccgagacttctactcataagaagaagaaacacaagtatcatagatacccaaACTTAGATAGTCCTTATAAGAagaagagatctagatatagatccaaagaagagcgTGATGCCAAGAAAGCATATCGCAaggctactagatttaccaaagtCTTCAAAGGAAGTTACTGA